The Babylonia areolata isolate BAREFJ2019XMU chromosome 2, ASM4173473v1, whole genome shotgun sequence genome segment ctgctgtgcacaaaggcgccaagttgtgcgaggccaacaggactgctgcagctgttcagaagaggcaggccagaaagtcacgggcaaacaagctccctgacaatggtatgcctgtctttgtctgccccaactgtcagcgaacatttcgtgcgcagattggactattcagccatctgcgcattcacagatagattcatgagcatcctctcccccaccccaccaccaccctccccccatcccccagctggatgacaacgatggtcatcatcgatctcgatggacacacaccaccaccaccaccagtcccaCACGATCAAGGCCGTTGGGACAGTGACTCAGCAGTGTCGAGGGCTCAGAAGAGGAAGATGGGGCCCAACACTCTCCctctgccattttaaccttccccaagcgAGATCAGGTACCCCTTacacacttgccagtattttctacccGTCTACAAGAATTTTCGTGATGgtataagacgataaaccgagcaccCGCGTGTTGCTTGTACTTAAAAGAACTCACCGCAAGCACGAGTTCAAATTTCTATAGAAGGATCCACTTgtaggtgttaaaaaaaaaaaaggtaacgaaaggtcacacaatacaatacaacgactCAACACAATGCAGTGAAGTGAGGGCCATCGGagtgcctttcacaaggacacgcaacaccatgccaaaacggggcctcgaaccctctgATCCCTGGtgttcactggatcagaagccccACGCAACAAGACACGATCGACTGACAACACGTACTTTTGGCCTGAATCTTTAAGACAAGAAAGGTTAAATTTTCAGTGGATAATAATGAAGAAAGGCTGTGACATCACTCCCAGGAttaaaatgttgatttttttttaatttatttatttatttatttttttagtttttgtcgTTTATgttccctttctgttttgttcgATTTTATACAGATAGTTTATCCTCTTCTTTTCAATCAAATTATTTCAATaacgcccccaccccatccccaccctatccatatatatatatataggcggttacagcaacgcactgtggagtgcagagagcaagatgagacaccgaaaggatatcttggtcatccactgcatccgtgctcatcctccagtcgtctcgacttagtcttgccactggaaattggtggacccggacgagagagtgaggtcgacgttgcgcaactcctcttcactttaaacaaactcatcgcgcaagtcatcagtcatccaaaatgacctttcatccttcatcatttcatcacccccaagtcctgtggcgacaggcgagcgacgaaacgacaggtgtgggtacactggcagtcgcagccgcagacctgcacgcaggcggctcaggccatagggtcgttcttcgtcgacaggagcagcgatggagctcggcagccgtctgagcgtctgagcagccctctttaggaatgcactgctcacctccctggcatgaggaaggggctagaaaaggtgccctaaaaattgcctgctccatatcaccctggccagcataccgcggctggcggggaccctacatcagcggtcgaaacaaagagaaagaaaagaaaaaagcaaggatcgttcctctcaccattggtgcttggaacataaggactctcctggacagagataatgcggacagaccccaaaggagaacagcactagttgcatccgaactcgccagatacaatatcgacatcgcagccttgagtgagactcggcttgcaggcgaaggcgagctctgtgaacggggatctggttacaccttcttctggagtggacgaggaagcgaagagcgacgtgaggctggtgttggttttgcagtaaaaacagcacttgtcagcaagctagctggaatcccaaagggagtcaacgataggcttatgaccatgaaactcccactggcatctggccagaagcacctcaccattgtcagtgcctacgccccaaccatgaccaacctggatgaagtgaaggcgaagttctacgaggaccttcactctgtcattgctgccatccctaaagcagacaagctcatcattcttggggacttcaatgctagagttggctctgactacatctcctgggatggagtgattggaaagcacggtgtgggccactgcaacccaaatggattgcttttgcttcagacatgtgcagagcacgaactgctgataaccaacacagttttctgcctccctacccgtaacaggacgtcatggatgcaccctcgctcaaagcattggcatctcatcgattatgtcatcgtcaggaaaagggataggcaagatgtacgtgtaacaaagaccatgtgcggcgccgagtgttggacagaccatcgccttgtagtctcgaagctgaatattcgaatccagcccaagagacgcccccaaggccagaaggctccaaaacggctcaacatcgctaagctgaaaaacatcaccatcaaacagtcctttgtggagctgctggaagatcgtctggaatccgcctctctgaacaaccagaatgtggagtctgactggaggaccctgcgtgagctgatctatagtacagcttcagagaccctgggacccatgatcagaaagcacaaagactggtttgatgaaaactgtgatgaaatcaagcagcttctggatgagaaacgccgtctgcatcaagcccacctgagcaacccaaagtccacatcaaaaaaggatgcgtacaatgccatccgcaggactgttcagcaaaagttacgccagatgcaggataagtggctgagtgacaaagctgatgagatccagggatatgctgacaggcacgatatgaagaggttctatgatgccttaaaagaagtctatggccccacatcctcaggatcatcccccctcctcagtgcagatgggaataccttgatcaccgagaaggagaacattctcgaacgatgggctgagcacttcaacagtgtcttaaatcgcccttcctccataaatgatgaagccatagaccgtctcccacaagtccccaccaacgaagcactggacgatccgccaacacttcttgagacccagaaagcaatccgtctgctatccagtggcaaagcacctggctcagactccataccagcagaggtctacaaggatggaggcactgtgctgactgagaagcttcatcagctgtactcactcatgtggaaagaagagacgatcccccaggatttcaaagatgcatctatcattcacttgtacaagcgaaaggggaaccggcaagcctgtgataaccatcggggcatttccttgctctccatcgcaggcaagatacttgccaggatcctactaaaccgcctcacagcacaccttgaccaaggtcatttgcctgagagccaatgtggattccggaaagagcgcggaaccaccgacatggtgtttgctgcaaggcagctgcaagagaaatgtcaggagcaaaatgctgatctgttctccacctatgtcgacctcactaaggcctttgacaccgtgagtagagagggactgtggaagatcatggccaagtacggatgccctcagaaatttatttccttggtcagccaattccatgaaggtatgcaggctcgagtccaggacaatggcgaaacatctgctccttttgctgtcacaaatggtgtcaagcaaggctgcgtcctggctccaacgctgttcagcctcatgttctctgcaatgcttactgatgccttcagagatggcgatgttggaatcggcctaaagtaccgaacagatggcaagctgtttaacctcagaaggcttcaagcaaaaacgaaggtcatgacagacatcatcagagactttttgtttgctgatgactgtgccctcaacgctggatctgaagctgacatgcaactcagcgtcgacaagtttgccactgccagcaggaacttcggccttaccatcagcacgaggaaaactgaagttctccatcagccagccccagggaaaccctacgttgagcccaacatcacagtcaacggtcagagactcagtgcggtggagcggttcacataccttggcagcacactgtcacgaaatgcgaccatcgacgatgaagtgaatgtcaggattgcaagagcaagtgcaacttttggtagactcagtgcaaatgtctggaacagaagaggcattagtcttgagaccaagctaaaggtctacagagcagtagttctccccacactactgtacggctgcgaaacttggacagtgtaccaacgacatgccaagaagctgaaccacttccacacaacatgcctcaggaagctactgaacatcaagtggcaagacaggaccccagacacagaggtgctcgcaaaagccacccttcccagcatcttcaccatcctgatgcagtcccagcttcgctgggctggacacgtggcgcgcatgccagaccatcggccgcccaaaaggctcttctatggtgagctgcaacaagggaagagatcacacggaggtcagaagaagcgcttcagagatactctgaaagtctctctgaaagcgtttgatatcaaccctgactcctgggaggaatctgcagtggaccgtaacaaatggcgcgctgttgtgcacaaaggcgccaagttgtgcgaggccaacaggactgctgcagctgttcagaagaggcaggccagaaagtcacgggcaaacaagctccctgacaatgatatgcctgtctttgtctgccccaactgtcagcgaacatttcatgcgcagattggactattcagccatctgcgcactcacagatagactcatgagcatccttccccccaccccaccaccaccctccccccatcccccatctggatgacaacgatggtcatcatcgatctcgatggacacaccaccaccatatatatatatatctgtgtgttgtgtgtgtgtgtgtgtgtgtgtgtgtgaggagagagagagagagagagagagagagagagattgttttccATCATCACTTGAATGCCTGAAGCATTTGTTCAGGCTCTCAAGGCCTAATCAGCGCAACTACCCCCCTTCCCGATCCTCTCCCCTAAGCCCACTCCAGTTGTAAAGCATATGTTGTAATAGAGAAAAGTGTGGATTGTTGTCTGGTTAACGTTAACGCCTCCGcctagaaaagagagagaatctggaccagcaggttcgaatcccaaatTAGCCAGTATTTtgtcctcctccactagaccttgagtggttgtcgggtcgctagtcattcggatgagacaataaactgagcgtccgtatgcaattagcgcacgtaaaagaaaccacggcagcTAAATGATTTCCCTGgctaaattatgtagaaaaatctcaTTTcactggaaaacaaatacacttgcaggcacaaaaaaagcgtggcgctgcactgcagccacacacattccttggggagagcagcccgaatttcacacagtgaaaactGCTATGACAAAATGCAATCAATATGTCACTCAAGATTTTCACTAGTGACtttagtttttatttattattgttatattttactGCATGCATATTCTTTACTTAGAAATGGCTGTACATATTATGATAAtggaagcaggcagacagagagagaagggaagagaaagacagacagacagacagagacagagacagagagagacagaggattccCAGTCAGTGACAAATTTCCTCGACAAATACAAGTGTGCTAACAACCACATACCAGTCATAACTGAGGCCGGAAGAAGGTCAGGGTTATCGAACGTATACGGTCCCACCCTGCTCTTGGTACAACCAGGGGGCGTTACTGTTCCTCCAGTTTCCGGTTTGACGAGAGCTGTGGGCGGGCACATCAGTTTTCCATGCTGTtggtattgtcgttgttgttgatgatgatgatgttgttgctgttgttgatgctgctggtggtgttgtctCTTCGATGGCTGTTGCTGATGGAAGAGCTGAAGATGTTGCGAGGGAGATTCCTCATGTTGCtgacgttgatgttgatgttgattttgatATTGCTGTTGCTCTGGCGGATGGGATGATGACGGCAAACTCTGGTTCACCATCTTGGGTTCTGGCGATAGACGGCAACAATACGCAttgagacatctctctctctctctctctctctctctctctctctctctcttcttttctctttctcaccctctctcttcccccctctctctctcccccctctctctcacgtgcaTGCGTGAGCCCTCTCCTCTTCCATTCCTATCCATTTAAATTCATCCCGCCATATTTTCCCTAATTCTTTTCATAGAATTCAATGCACAACAACTTGTTACTTACATAAACATCGAATGATAAGCGAGCCTCTGCAAAATTAGAAGAAATGTGTGTTTTGGTCTTGTCTTTAGTGAAATTCACACATGGGTGTATCGTTCACTCAGTACTTCCAGCATTTGCCGGCTGGGCGAACGTTTCAGGCTCCCCTTACCAAAACGAACATTCCAACACGCAGTGAATTCCAACTGTCATGCGATTTACTTGATTGAAAGTATCCACTACAAATGTGCAATATGTACTGAGAAACATGTATGGAAATGTGTTCTTGAAAATATCAATGCTTGTATTCATTTATCGCATGCATGTTGTGTAGAGAGATGTATTCTTAGGAGTATGAGGTTAGGTCATTGCTGGTTGCAGTGTCCAgttaacaagcacacacagattTCTACAATGgacgttttatgtgtgtgtgttttgtgtgtgttttttacatGAAGATTTGGCTTGGCTAATCGTTTTCAATTACAATCCATTATGCATTTAACATTTCATTATATTTCCATGCACAAAAGACACATTTGTTGAGTTTCAGTCTGCGAAACTGGTCTTGTCTTTTTTAGTTAAGACTTGTGTCACACAGTCCCATTGGTTAATAacaatttttatattattttcttaAACTTTATTCTAACACTTTGATACAAAGCAAagacattatttttgttttgtaataAAATGCAAATTCGACAGGATGCAAACAGAAAGTATCTTCACACGTTTGTGCTCTGTTCTCAAGTTCATTTGATTCATTCACAATGACCCTTACCCTGTGGAAATCCGTCGAGTTTCAACAGAACAGGGAGAGAACAAACAATCTGATTCAAATTCACATGACCCAGAACATCCGACTTGAGCATCTCAAAAGGGGGGCAAAGTTGAGCGATGAGAGATGGcgcagaggggagagggagaaaagggaaacagagagagaaacagacttcCTTCTCTGATGTTCACCTCCGCGCCGGTGCTCTCAGCGCATTCTTTTATTTCCGGAGGACTACTGACAGCCGGACGTGACGCATAAAGGCCATGGCGCTCGCGCCCAACTCCCCATTGTCCGCCCATCAGTGCTGACTGTCACTGTTGGCATTGTTCATTTCGTGGCTGTGCCGGAAATTTGAGTCAGTATGCTTTTCTCTAGCCAGCTGCCGAGAACGTCCAATATCTAGACTTTTGACAGACATTGAGGGCACCATCATATTCGTGCGGATCTGAAGGCCATTTCTGTTTCAGCAGACTCTGTGGAACGACTGGTTACAGCAGGCGGGGACAGAAGAAAAAGGTGATAGCTGCTGCGAAAAAATAATTACAACAAGACTAACTCTCTGAAAACAAATTTGAACTGAAAAGCACAAGTCACTAGGTCGTTTAACTCCATATACCAACTGAAGgggatggtgtgtatgtggtggggaggagtgggatagtggaggaggtggggtctTGTCAACAGGAAGATTGACAGGAATACACGGGAAAGCAGAGTGGTGTAACTTCAAGTTATTACTGAATTCTtgttaccttttctttctttcttttttaaaatatttttttcatagtTACTTGGTTACTGGTTTGGTTTCAGCTGACTGCTTCATTTAGTTTTAAAAGTCTGCAAGCAAAATACATGCACGTAATTCACGAATTTGTAACGCACCATTCTATTCCGccccaaaatgatttttttttttaacacaaccgCAACTGTGATGGGTAGCGAGGTACAAAATCATTTCAATCAACGCATTTCTGCGCAAGGGTATCAGTCGTAATATAAGTATTATAACACTGgcagaaatagcagcagcagtatcaaaaGCAAAAGCACAAACAGTGACAGCTGTGGTACTAACTGCGGCCGCAGCCGCTGTAAAGCAGGACTCAAAGCAGCAACAGGAGAAGCATAGATGTGGTGGTAAAACAAGTTCGTATTTAGTGCGATCCCCCAGAGGTAGACTCAATAAAACGTTCTCACATGGTATCATCCCCTAAAGGTAGTCTCACTTCTCCCTctcaatcccccgcccccccccccccccccccccccccccccccccgacatgcatacaaacacgcacaaatgcacacacgcatgcacaagggCGCgcgcgccagcacacacacacacacacacacacacacacacacacacagattatttcACGAATGAAAATAACACATGCCATAAAATATcaagatggatggattgatggatgggggGAAGAATGTACGGATGGATCAATGTGAATGGATGGACGGGTGGAAGGACGAAtgcccccctcttcccttccccccccccccccccccccgccctcctcgccccgaccccctacccaccacacacacacacgcagcctcACCCTTGTCAGTAGTCTGCTGCATGTCGTCCTCCACAGGGCAGGGAGGGGATGTCAGGATGGGCGTGGCAGTCAGGCAGTGTGCGGTGCTGATGggcagggtgaggagggggtcgTAGtccttgggggagggaggggagtggaggacgCTGAGCGCGGAGCCCACGCTGTGCGAGTAGGACTGCTGCGGGGAGAATGAGCCTGGCTGCTGGGGAGACAGGTAGGATGACAGCGACTCGGAGGAGTAGGACCCGCACTCTGAGGAGGACACGTACTGCGTGCTAGGggactcctccccaccacccaccccgtaCCAACATGGCGGGTAGCCctcaggaccaccaccaccaccaccaccagccgccGGCATCTCCTgagtagggaggagagagacggaggaaggaTCACAGGCGCGTGGCGGGGAgaggtcggaggaggaggaggatgggtagGGACAGtacagaggaggggggaattcCAGGGGGCAGGTGGTCAGTGCCGCGCTCTGCTGTTCCGCTGTCCAGCTCAGAATGTCGCGCACGGAGAAGCGGGTGCCAGCGCTTCCGCCGTTAACGTACCCGCCCGCACTGGGGTACATCCTGAGGCTTAGGGTAGGGGAAGTGGGTTCAAATCCTCAATGAAATGCTTTTCCTCGTAGTTCGGTATTTTCAATCAGACAATTGGAAGCATAGCGTACAGTTCAATTCGTTGAGATGCTGTCAGTGAGCAggaaaagaaatgtgttacaTAATGCAGACAGAACGTGTAGTGTGGAAATAACAAACACAGCCAAACGTGTCCAGTAGTTTGTATCAGTGCTGCTACCACCGTCTTCAGAAAACTCGATTTCTCGTTGACTGTAtataaaaaagcagcaacaattaTGCAACACATCAGTTATAACGTTCAATGGTGCTGTCTTAGTCTTTCGTGAATAGCATAATGCAGTGGGAATTTGAAGTCGTCTACAGCTATATCTTACACTGGTTTCAAGATCAGAGGCAAAGCATCGCAGCCGGTGACATCCATCTACACACTGTCCCAGTAGACCGCTCTTTGTCAGAGGCTGCAACTCAGTGTCCTGTCGTTATGAAACACGATAAACATTAAGGACAAAGTCTGTAGAGACACAACAATGGTCACTGCAACGAATTAGAAATGGGTGTCGAGCACGTCAGCTTCCCCTTTCTGCTGTTTTAACAGCCATTGGCAGCTTCTTACTTCCGTGACAGTGTCAGTCCTGAAAATATGGACAACTTCCCAAATAATGGATGGAAGGTTTCCAGGCTTCAGGCGGTCAGTTGATGCTATGACGACCACTCAAGTGACCTGTCATTGTGAATCTGGAGGCAAAATATGAGTCATGTTACGCTGTTCCACCCGCGCTCTGTTTTAGAATGTCATTCACACACTCGTTGACACAATCCTCCAAAATATCACaggactaaaaaacaaaacaaaacaaacaaaaaacccaaaaaaacaaccaaaaatctTTCAGCTCGTAAATCTAACGCACACGTCACAAGTACACCTCAGTCGGTTTGTCAGAAGAAATCAGTCGCATCCACAAATGATGTGCAAAACAATCGTGTACGTCTCCCATAAATGGCAACATCAATTACTTCCACAACCCGAATATCGTGCAATGACAGCCATCCATCGATCATACTGCAGTGTCTCCGTGACCACTCAGCCAGCGACAACGTAGATCATGAGGTGCCATACAAACCACGCACCGTTGTCAATCAACTTTTTAAAAGTCAGCTTAGTCTTTGCATTGCCTGCATCAAATCTCTGAAAACCGCAGACCATGTGACACGAGCTGACTGTTTCGTAGTGAACCAGTTCTGTCATGAACTGATGCAGACAGAAGGCTATCCTGTTTCCTGGTTCCGTGTCCTGAAACGACAAACGACAAAGAAACGACTCGGAAGATGCTGAGTTCTGATACCAAGCACACTTCTGAATGTATCACTTTACACACACTTGTAACATGCTGCTCTCGGTCCTTGGCTgcaccactacacacacgcatacacacaaactgtgAGTGTGTATTTCTACGATGGTAACACccttttcactttctctctccagcCCCTTTCTTCCAGCCctagtgggaggagggggaagtgggggggctTGAGAGATGCCTGCCA includes the following:
- the LOC143275681 gene encoding uncharacterized protein LOC143275681 isoform X1; translated protein: MYPSAGGYVNGGSAGTRFSVRDILSWTAEQQSAALTTCPLEFPPPLYCPYPSSSSSDLSPPRACDPSSVSLLPTQEMPAAGGGGGGGPEGYPPCWYGVGGGEESPSTQYVSSSECGSYSSESLSSYLSPQQPGSFSPQQSYSHSVGSALSVLHSPPSPKDYDPLLTLPISTAHCLTATPILTSPPCPVEDDMQQTTDKEPKMVNQSLPSSSHPPEQQQYQNQHQHQRQQHEESPSQHLQLFHQQQPSKRQHHQQHQQQQQHHHHQQQRQYQQHGKLMCPPTALVKPETGGTVTPPGCTKSRVGPYTFDNPDLLPASVMTGGGGGGEGGRGGCGGGGGGGGGGAVSGQKTGLLKQREKRKARVLFSQTQVHELERRFKQQRYLSAPERDHMATMLRLTSTQVKIWFQNRRYKCKRQRQDKDLELGTVPSRRVPVPLLVKDGRPCLPHHSPYTTSAPYNVTTAAAAAAAAFQGYHPPSPHSVVGFPELGGGGAGQLQQGGYPGQPHHLPPPGVRAW
- the LOC143275681 gene encoding uncharacterized protein LOC143275681 isoform X2, coding for MYPSAGGYVNGGSAGTRFSVRDILSWTAEQQSAALTTCPLEFPPPLYCPYPSSSSSDLSPPRACDPSSVSLLPTQEMPAAGGGGGGGPEGYPPCWYGVGGGEESPSTQYVSSSECGSYSSESLSSYLSPQQPGSFSPQQSYSHSVGSALSVLHSPPSPKDYDPLLTLPISTAHCLTATPILTSPPCPVEDDMQQTTDKEPKMVNQSLPSSSHPPEQQQYQNQHQHQRQQHEESPSQHLQLFHQQQPSKRQHHQQHQQQQQHHHHQQQRQYQQHGKLMCPPTALVKPETGGTVTPPGCTKSRVGPYTFDNPDLLPASVMTGGGGGEGGRGGCGGGGGGGGGGAVSGQKTGLLKQREKRKARVLFSQTQVHELERRFKQQRYLSAPERDHMATMLRLTSTQVKIWFQNRRYKCKRQRQDKDLELGTVPSRRVPVPLLVKDGRPCLPHHSPYTTSAPYNVTTAAAAAAAAFQGYHPPSPHSVVGFPELGGGGAGQLQQGGYPGQPHHLPPPGVRAW